In a single window of the Alosa sapidissima isolate fAloSap1 chromosome 18, fAloSap1.pri, whole genome shotgun sequence genome:
- the LOC121689843 gene encoding U2 small nuclear ribonucleoprotein A' isoform X2, whose amino-acid sequence MEPGAAASGGSPLPVGGLRCLSLAYQGLLEIPYEPILQQRDSLEVLDLSYNLLDDPALLGELGRLSTLILDCNNYSAHVKFPYMPGLSTLWINKNKIGNLPTIVEEIRCKFPNIKILSMMNNEAAPSYFNGGSLPQYLDYRLYVISQLSSLEVLDDTEVQEEERALARRTYRVQRLRESNKRKRDLPH is encoded by the exons ATGGAGCCAGGGGCGGCGGCGTCTGGGGGCAGCCCCCTGCCAGTGGGTGGGCTGCGGTGCCTCTCGCTGGCCTATCAGGGCCTGCTGGAGATCCCCTACGAGCCCATCCTGCAGCAGAGGGACTCTCTAGAGGTGCTGGACCTCAGCTACAACCTGCTGGACGA CCCTGCTCTGCTGGGGGAGCTGGGGAGGCTGAGCACCCTCATCCTGGACTGCAACAACTACTCTGCCCACGTCAAGTTCCCCTACATGCCGGGCCTCAGCACTCTCTGGATCAACAAGAACAAGATCGGCAACCTGCCCACCATCGTCGAGGAGATACGCTGCAAGTTCCCCAACATCAA GATTCTGAGCATGATGAACAATGAAGCAGCTCCCAGCTACTTTAATGGAGGAAGTCTGCCACAGTACCTGGACTACAG GCTGTATGTGATCAGTCAGCTGTCCAGTCTGGAGGTCCTGGACGACACCGAGGTTCAGGAGGAGGAGCGTGCGCTAGCCAGGAGGACCTACCGCGTGCAGCGCTTACGCGAGAgcaacaagagaaagagagacctgCCCCACTGA
- the LOC121689843 gene encoding U2 small nuclear ribonucleoprotein A' isoform X1: MEPGAAASGGSPLPVGGLRCLSLAYQGLLEIPYEPILQQRDSLEVLDLSYNLLDESPALLGELGRLSTLILDCNNYSAHVKFPYMPGLSTLWINKNKIGNLPTIVEEIRCKFPNIKILSMMNNEAAPSYFNGGSLPQYLDYRLYVISQLSSLEVLDDTEVQEEERALARRTYRVQRLRESNKRKRDLPH; the protein is encoded by the exons ATGGAGCCAGGGGCGGCGGCGTCTGGGGGCAGCCCCCTGCCAGTGGGTGGGCTGCGGTGCCTCTCGCTGGCCTATCAGGGCCTGCTGGAGATCCCCTACGAGCCCATCCTGCAGCAGAGGGACTCTCTAGAGGTGCTGGACCTCAGCTACAACCTGCTGGACGA GAGCCCTGCTCTGCTGGGGGAGCTGGGGAGGCTGAGCACCCTCATCCTGGACTGCAACAACTACTCTGCCCACGTCAAGTTCCCCTACATGCCGGGCCTCAGCACTCTCTGGATCAACAAGAACAAGATCGGCAACCTGCCCACCATCGTCGAGGAGATACGCTGCAAGTTCCCCAACATCAA GATTCTGAGCATGATGAACAATGAAGCAGCTCCCAGCTACTTTAATGGAGGAAGTCTGCCACAGTACCTGGACTACAG GCTGTATGTGATCAGTCAGCTGTCCAGTCTGGAGGTCCTGGACGACACCGAGGTTCAGGAGGAGGAGCGTGCGCTAGCCAGGAGGACCTACCGCGTGCAGCGCTTACGCGAGAgcaacaagagaaagagagacctgCCCCACTGA